A DNA window from Agarivorans sp. TSD2052 contains the following coding sequences:
- a CDS encoding high-affinity branched-chain amino acid ABC transporter permease LivM, which produces MSKLNLSGALISTITFMLLAGWLLGIRMEPSSSGLNLALADEQHLKWLFIGMAAVFISQLLHPLLFGKAKPRGAVKKFNFKLPSPEESPKAYRLMVSFALAGAIVWPFIVSRGSVDLATLTLIYVMLGLGLNVVVGLAGLLDLGYVGFYAVGAYTYALLSADGFGFWTCLPIAGGMAALFGFLLGFPVLRLRGDYLAIVTLGFGEIIRLLLNNLTHLTGGPNGISGVPKPTLFGLEFNRRLKGEGFDTFHNFFGISYNSQYKVIFLYLMALLLVVLTIIVINRLLRMPIGRAWEALREDEIACRSLGLNPTVVKLTAFTIGAGFAGFAGSFFAARQGFISPESFTFIESAIILAIVVLGGMGSQVGVVLAAIIMTVLPEMAREFNEYRMLMFGLMMVFMMIWRPQGLLPMSRPHIELKEGAKA; this is translated from the coding sequence ATGAGTAAGCTCAATCTTTCTGGCGCCTTGATTTCAACCATCACGTTTATGTTATTGGCAGGCTGGTTACTGGGTATTCGTATGGAGCCGAGTAGCAGTGGTTTAAATTTAGCTCTCGCAGATGAGCAACACCTAAAATGGTTGTTTATCGGTATGGCTGCAGTATTTATCAGCCAGTTATTACACCCTTTGTTGTTTGGTAAGGCTAAACCTCGGGGCGCAGTCAAAAAGTTCAACTTTAAACTGCCTAGCCCAGAAGAAAGCCCCAAAGCTTATCGCTTAATGGTGTCATTTGCGCTAGCGGGCGCCATTGTATGGCCCTTTATTGTCAGTCGTGGCTCGGTGGATTTAGCCACCCTAACCTTAATTTACGTGATGCTTGGTTTGGGCTTAAACGTAGTGGTAGGTTTAGCGGGTTTGCTTGATTTAGGTTACGTGGGCTTTTATGCGGTTGGTGCATACACCTATGCGTTGTTAAGCGCCGATGGTTTTGGCTTTTGGACATGTTTACCTATTGCGGGTGGCATGGCAGCCTTGTTTGGCTTTTTACTGGGCTTTCCTGTCTTACGCTTACGTGGCGATTATTTAGCGATTGTGACCCTCGGTTTTGGTGAAATTATTCGTCTATTGCTGAATAACTTGACCCACCTTACTGGTGGTCCTAATGGTATTAGCGGGGTGCCGAAACCTACTTTGTTTGGCTTAGAGTTTAACCGAAGACTAAAGGGTGAAGGTTTCGATACCTTCCATAACTTTTTTGGTATTAGCTACAACTCGCAGTATAAAGTTATCTTCTTATACTTGATGGCTTTATTACTGGTCGTGCTCACTATTATTGTGATTAACCGCCTATTAAGAATGCCCATTGGCCGCGCTTGGGAAGCCTTGCGTGAAGATGAAATTGCTTGCCGCTCTTTAGGCTTAAATCCAACCGTGGTTAAGCTTACTGCCTTTACTATTGGTGCTGGTTTTGCTGGTTTTGCTGGGAGTTTCTTTGCTGCCAGACAAGGCTTCATTAGCCCAGAGTCTTTCACCTTTATTGAGTCAGCCATTATTTTAGCGATTGTAGTACTAGGGGGCATGGGCTCACAAGTTGGTGTGGTACTCGCGGCAATTATTATGACGGTATTACCTGAAATGGCGCGCGAATTTAATGAATACCGTATGCTGATGTTTGGTTTAATGATGGTATTTATGATGATTTGGCGACCACAGGGTTTATTGCCGATGTCTCGTCCTCACATTGAGTTAAAAGAGGGGGCCAAGGCATGA
- the glpE gene encoding thiosulfate sulfurtransferase GlpE has protein sequence MEQFQQIDVSGAQDKIANDGAVLLDMRDPQSFSQAHPVDAFHLSDGSLNKLISETEFDTPLIVMCYHGISSQGAAQYLLHQGFEEVYSLQGGFEAWRTVAPIEAGEAE, from the coding sequence ATGGAACAGTTTCAACAAATCGATGTGAGCGGTGCCCAAGATAAGATTGCGAATGATGGCGCTGTGTTATTAGATATGCGTGATCCTCAGTCGTTTTCGCAAGCCCACCCGGTTGATGCTTTTCACCTGAGCGATGGCAGTTTAAATAAGCTGATTTCTGAAACAGAATTTGATACCCCGCTGATTGTGATGTGTTACCACGGTATCTCTAGCCAAGGCGCTGCTCAATATCTGCTGCATCAAGGATTTGAAGAAGTGTATAGCCTACAAGGCGGCTTTGAAGCATGGCGCACTGTGGCGCCTATTGAAGCGGGTGAAGCTGAGTGA
- the prlC gene encoding oligopeptidase A, whose protein sequence is MSNPLLDLPGLPPFSQIKPEHVQPAVEQVIEECRATIDRVLEEPIATWQNFILPLDEVNDRLSRLWSPVSHCNSVVNSQALREAYEACLPILSEYSTFVGQHEGLYQAYKQLAASDAFAEYNLAQQKSITDALRDFELSGIGLEAEQQSRYGDIVKRLSEISSQFSNNVLDATLAWQKHISDVNELAGLPESALAAAKQAAELKELDGYLLTLEFPSYLPVMTYADKRELREEMYRAFSTRASEQASTEQKFDNTAIIDEELALRTELAQLLGFASYADKSLATKMAESPSQVLGFLNDLAARSKPQAENELAELQAFASEHYQVAELAAWDMAYYSEKLKQHTYSISDEQLRPYFPEDRVLGGLFEVVKRLFKVTVTEKQGVDTWHSDVRFFDISDETGELRGSFYLDLYAREHKRGGAWMDGCIDRRVDAHGKLIKPVAYLTCNFNKPVGDKPALFTHDEVITLFHEFGHGIHHMLTKVDEAAVSGINGVAWDAVELPSQFLENWCWQTDALAFISGHYETGEPLPQALLDKMLAARNFQSAMTMVRQLEFSLFDFRLHYEAADGRSVLERLNEVREQVSVIKPPSFNRFQNSFSHIFAGGYSAGYYSYKWAEVLSADAFSKFEDDGIFNSETGLHFLSNILEKGGSQEPMELFKAFRGREPKVDALLRHSGIAA, encoded by the coding sequence ATGAGCAATCCCTTACTTGATTTACCCGGATTACCTCCGTTTAGCCAAATTAAGCCAGAACATGTGCAGCCTGCGGTAGAGCAAGTGATTGAAGAATGTCGCGCTACTATCGACCGAGTACTTGAGGAGCCGATCGCTACTTGGCAAAACTTCATTCTGCCCTTAGATGAGGTGAATGATCGCCTAAGCCGTCTTTGGTCGCCAGTAAGCCATTGTAACTCGGTAGTGAATAGCCAAGCCCTGCGTGAAGCTTATGAAGCATGTTTGCCAATTTTGTCTGAGTACAGCACCTTTGTGGGTCAGCATGAGGGTTTATATCAAGCTTACAAGCAGCTAGCCGCCAGTGATGCTTTTGCTGAATATAACTTGGCTCAACAAAAATCGATTACTGATGCGCTGCGTGATTTCGAATTATCGGGTATTGGCTTAGAAGCCGAGCAGCAAAGCCGCTATGGTGACATAGTGAAGCGGCTGTCTGAAATATCCTCACAGTTTTCCAACAATGTGTTAGATGCTACCTTGGCATGGCAAAAACATATCAGCGATGTTAACGAACTTGCTGGTTTGCCCGAATCAGCCTTGGCTGCAGCGAAACAAGCCGCCGAATTAAAAGAACTTGATGGTTATTTATTAACTCTTGAGTTTCCTAGTTACTTACCAGTGATGACTTACGCAGATAAGCGAGAGTTGCGTGAAGAAATGTATCGCGCTTTCAGCACGCGCGCTTCTGAGCAAGCGAGCACCGAACAAAAATTTGATAACACTGCCATTATTGATGAAGAGTTAGCATTGCGTACCGAGCTGGCCCAGTTATTAGGTTTTGCTAGCTACGCCGACAAGTCTCTAGCGACCAAAATGGCCGAATCACCTAGCCAAGTACTGGGCTTTCTTAATGACTTGGCTGCCCGCTCTAAACCACAAGCCGAGAATGAATTAGCCGAGCTGCAAGCCTTCGCTAGCGAGCACTATCAAGTTGCCGAATTAGCCGCTTGGGACATGGCTTATTATTCTGAAAAATTGAAGCAGCACACTTACTCAATTTCTGATGAGCAGTTACGCCCTTACTTCCCAGAAGATCGTGTATTAGGTGGCTTATTTGAAGTGGTGAAACGCTTATTTAAGGTGACGGTGACCGAGAAGCAAGGTGTTGATACTTGGCACTCAGACGTACGTTTCTTTGACATTAGCGATGAAACCGGCGAGCTACGCGGCTCCTTCTACCTAGATTTATACGCGCGAGAGCATAAACGTGGCGGAGCATGGATGGATGGCTGTATCGACCGTCGAGTAGATGCGCATGGAAAACTGATCAAACCGGTGGCCTATTTAACCTGTAATTTTAATAAGCCAGTGGGGGATAAACCGGCCTTATTTACTCACGACGAAGTGATTACCTTGTTCCATGAATTTGGCCATGGCATTCACCATATGCTGACTAAAGTAGACGAAGCTGCCGTATCCGGGATTAACGGTGTAGCTTGGGATGCGGTCGAACTACCTAGCCAGTTTCTAGAGAATTGGTGCTGGCAGACTGACGCTTTAGCTTTCATTTCTGGTCACTATGAAACTGGCGAACCCTTACCCCAAGCTTTGCTAGATAAAATGCTTGCGGCGCGTAACTTCCAATCGGCGATGACCATGGTGCGCCAATTAGAATTCTCGCTGTTTGACTTCCGTTTACACTATGAAGCTGCCGATGGCCGCAGTGTTCTTGAACGCTTGAACGAAGTGCGCGAGCAAGTATCGGTGATTAAGCCACCAAGTTTTAACCGTTTCCAAAATAGCTTTAGCCATATTTTTGCTGGTGGCTATAGCGCGGGTTATTACAGCTATAAATGGGCAGAGGTATTGTCGGCAGATGCTTTCTCAAAATTTGAAGACGACGGTATTTTCAACTCTGAGACTGGCTTACACTTCTTGAGTAACATCTTAGAAAAAGGTGGCTCTCAAGAGCCGATGGAATTATTTAAAGCCTTTAGAGGAAGAGAGCCGAAAGTGGATGCTTTATTGCGCCACTCAGGTATCGCCGCGTAA
- the livG gene encoding high-affinity branched-chain amino acid ABC transporter ATP-binding protein LivG: MSNILEVNGLTMRFGGLLAVNNVALTLKEKEVVSVIGPNGAGKTTVFNCLTGFYKPTAGQILYRGEALQGLAGHQIARKGIVRTFQHVRLFKDMSVVENLLVAQHRHLNTNFIAGLLKTPSFKKSEADALAFAEYWLAKVGLTEFANRKAGNLAYGQQRRLEIARCMVTRPEILMLDEPAAGLNPKETDDLDNLIMDLRANESVSVLLIEHDMKLVMGISDRIYVVNQGCPLANGTPEDIRNNPEVIKAYLGEF; this comes from the coding sequence ATGAGTAATATATTAGAAGTTAATGGCCTTACCATGCGTTTTGGTGGCTTACTGGCAGTAAATAATGTTGCACTAACGCTTAAAGAGAAAGAAGTCGTATCGGTCATTGGCCCCAATGGCGCGGGTAAAACGACGGTATTTAACTGCCTAACTGGTTTTTATAAACCAACCGCCGGCCAAATTTTATATCGCGGTGAAGCGTTGCAAGGTCTTGCGGGGCATCAAATTGCTCGTAAAGGCATCGTGCGAACCTTTCAGCACGTTCGTTTGTTCAAAGACATGAGCGTGGTTGAAAACTTGTTGGTTGCTCAGCACCGCCATTTGAATACTAATTTCATCGCGGGTTTGCTGAAAACGCCGAGCTTTAAGAAAAGCGAAGCGGACGCCTTGGCATTTGCTGAGTACTGGTTAGCCAAAGTGGGTCTTACCGAGTTTGCTAACCGTAAAGCCGGCAACTTGGCTTATGGCCAACAGCGCCGTTTAGAAATAGCACGCTGTATGGTGACTCGCCCTGAAATTTTGATGTTAGATGAGCCGGCAGCGGGGCTTAACCCTAAAGAGACCGACGATCTTGATAATTTGATCATGGATTTACGCGCCAATGAGTCCGTATCTGTATTGCTGATTGAGCACGACATGAAACTGGTTATGGGAATTTCTGATCGGATTTACGTGGTAAATCAAGGCTGTCCTTTGGCAAATGGTACGCCAGAAGATATTCGTAATAACCCTGAGGTTATCAAAGCCTATTTAGGTGAATTTTAA
- a CDS encoding DUF4397 domain-containing protein, which produces MSKLWKLAVLVLVSITLVACDLSNFQIGDDDEDESATSSTGYFRFVNLVPASPDIELIMDENAFAQIGFAESSALTELSTGSYDLEFNQILPNTEYARFTDDDEITIKKQYIHSYILYGEDPFSPEVLTIQTDVDDLYDDEYDDGQARIQFFQASSELANVDIYLVDEGGNLLNKSVTSSLSYMGESEELDVDQGTYKIIVTESDTSSIVIAADNISLEAASSYIYSVVSYSVAGSNTLRYAVVECDEDEARLITNDAQPAYLRVNNAIANTEAIDIYFDDGSGKQLLFTHLDFGDLSAEAEITISDVDDGDSMTFYMYDFGADIDTDSALAVESFEITTDSQITIIAAGDSDEDLTLNDQVNDLSIIATHGKLIFTHAIDNEDSESLDIVVVADGANPSNYEAVVTLTYLGSEEYQIEQGDYDIYIYGESSGDLLLEYSLSNVEEGDVVNLTATESAYGGAPYDMQRVFY; this is translated from the coding sequence ATGAGTAAGTTATGGAAACTTGCGGTGTTAGTGCTAGTTAGTATCACTCTAGTGGCTTGTGATTTAAGTAACTTTCAAATCGGTGACGATGATGAAGATGAAAGCGCGACTTCTAGCACGGGTTATTTTCGATTTGTAAATTTAGTTCCAGCGTCGCCAGATATAGAGCTCATCATGGATGAAAACGCATTTGCCCAAATTGGCTTTGCTGAGTCCAGTGCTTTAACTGAGTTGAGCACGGGCAGTTATGACCTCGAGTTTAATCAGATTTTACCGAACACAGAGTATGCTCGCTTCACCGACGATGATGAGATCACAATAAAGAAACAGTATATTCATTCGTATATTCTGTATGGAGAGGATCCTTTTTCCCCAGAAGTGCTAACAATTCAAACCGATGTTGACGACCTATACGATGACGAATACGACGACGGACAAGCGAGAATACAGTTTTTTCAAGCATCCAGTGAGTTAGCGAATGTAGATATTTATCTCGTTGATGAAGGGGGTAATTTGCTTAATAAATCGGTGACCAGTTCGCTGAGCTATATGGGGGAATCTGAAGAGCTAGATGTTGACCAGGGTACTTATAAAATTATAGTCACTGAGTCAGACACCAGCTCTATTGTCATAGCAGCGGATAATATCAGCCTCGAAGCCGCTAGTTCATACATTTATAGTGTGGTGAGTTATTCGGTTGCAGGCAGTAATACGCTGCGCTACGCGGTGGTTGAATGTGATGAAGATGAGGCACGATTGATTACCAATGATGCCCAACCTGCTTATCTTAGAGTAAACAATGCTATTGCTAATACCGAAGCGATAGATATTTATTTCGATGATGGCTCCGGTAAACAATTGCTGTTTACCCATCTAGACTTTGGTGATTTGTCTGCTGAAGCAGAAATTACGATTAGTGATGTGGATGACGGCGATAGCATGACATTTTATATGTATGATTTTGGAGCGGATATTGATACCGACTCAGCATTAGCAGTGGAAAGTTTTGAGATAACGACAGACTCTCAAATCACCATTATTGCAGCCGGTGATAGTGACGAAGACCTGACGCTAAATGACCAAGTAAATGATCTGAGTATCATTGCCACCCACGGTAAGCTCATTTTCACCCATGCTATTGATAATGAAGATTCAGAGTCTTTAGACATTGTGGTGGTGGCCGATGGCGCTAACCCCAGTAATTATGAAGCGGTAGTTACTCTGACTTACCTCGGCTCTGAAGAGTATCAGATTGAGCAAGGAGACTATGATATATACATATATGGTGAGAGCAGTGGTGACTTGCTGCTTGAATATAGTCTAAGCAATGTAGAGGAAGGCGATGTGGTTAACTTAACCGCTACCGAAAGCGCCTATGGCGGAGCACCCTACGACATGCAAAGAGTGTTCTATTAG
- a CDS encoding mechanosensitive ion channel family protein codes for MFEEFSQWLEQEQAQLATSNWLFDVFVVLGITLLAFIVWRVLAARLSRLTQKTTTVWDDAIWYSLWKPINWLIAVVGLSLVAVAFANALDSDLKPVIPVVRQVLIVFLLAWVGMRFVRRAERQLIAVGKDQTTVHAVAKLCRAAVIILLMLAVFQTLGFSISGVLAFGGMGGLVVGMAAKDLLANFFGALIVYFDKPFKVGDWIRSPDRSIEGTVENIGWRVTKIRTFDKRPLYVPNAIFSSIAVENPSRMSHRRIKETIGIRYDDAPKMTKVVAEVELMLRHHPEIDTSQTLMVNFNSFNASSLDFFIYTFTKTTDWVKYHQVKQDVLNKVVEIVVANDAEFAFPTRTLHLASQVGSDVS; via the coding sequence ATGTTTGAAGAGTTTTCCCAGTGGTTAGAGCAAGAACAAGCCCAGTTAGCGACCTCTAATTGGCTGTTTGACGTGTTTGTGGTGTTAGGCATTACCTTGTTAGCGTTTATTGTGTGGCGCGTATTGGCGGCGCGTTTAAGTCGTTTAACCCAAAAAACCACAACGGTATGGGATGATGCTATTTGGTATTCGTTGTGGAAACCGATCAATTGGTTGATAGCTGTCGTCGGTCTCTCGCTGGTGGCGGTGGCGTTTGCCAATGCGCTTGATTCTGACTTGAAACCAGTGATTCCAGTCGTGCGACAAGTATTGATTGTTTTTCTACTCGCCTGGGTAGGTATGCGCTTTGTTCGCCGTGCTGAGCGCCAGCTAATTGCTGTGGGCAAAGATCAAACCACCGTGCATGCGGTAGCAAAACTGTGCCGTGCAGCCGTCATTATTTTACTCATGTTAGCCGTGTTTCAAACCCTAGGCTTTAGTATTTCAGGTGTATTAGCCTTTGGTGGGATGGGCGGCCTAGTAGTGGGTATGGCTGCCAAAGACTTGTTGGCTAACTTTTTTGGTGCCTTAATTGTCTACTTCGATAAACCCTTTAAGGTGGGCGATTGGATCCGTTCTCCAGACCGCAGTATTGAGGGTACCGTAGAGAACATCGGCTGGCGGGTGACCAAGATCCGCACCTTTGATAAACGCCCTTTGTATGTACCTAACGCGATTTTCTCTAGTATTGCAGTTGAAAATCCAAGCCGTATGAGCCACCGACGGATTAAAGAAACCATCGGTATTCGTTACGATGATGCGCCGAAAATGACCAAGGTCGTCGCAGAGGTAGAGTTGATGCTGCGTCATCACCCAGAGATCGATACCAGCCAAACTCTCATGGTTAACTTCAATAGCTTTAATGCCTCGTCGTTAGACTTCTTTATTTATACTTTCACCAAAACAACCGATTGGGTCAAATACCACCAAGTTAAACAAGATGTACTCAATAAAGTGGTTGAAATTGTGGTTGCCAACGACGCTGAGTTTGCCTTTCCTACCCGCACTTTGCACTTGGCTTCACAAGTAGGGAGTGACGTGTCTTAG
- a CDS encoding ATP-binding cassette domain-containing protein, with amino-acid sequence MLELKNVSTHYGPIQALHNVNVQVNEGEIVSLIGANGAGKTTLLMTLCGDPRASSGQVLFDGKDITHSQTHDIMRGDIAVVPEGRRIFSRLTVEENLRMGAFFATKQETEERIEEMYNLFPRLLERVSQRAGTMSGGEQQMLAIGRALMSNPRLLLLDEPSLGLAPIIIQQIFDIVEQLRQRGMTVFLVEQNANQALRLADRGYVLENGRIVLEDTGDNLLVNEDVRKAYLGA; translated from the coding sequence ATGTTAGAGTTAAAAAATGTTTCAACGCACTATGGCCCTATTCAAGCCCTGCACAATGTAAATGTGCAGGTGAATGAAGGCGAGATAGTTAGCCTTATTGGCGCTAATGGTGCAGGCAAAACCACTTTGCTTATGACCTTGTGTGGTGATCCAAGAGCCAGTAGCGGCCAAGTATTGTTTGATGGCAAAGACATCACGCATAGCCAAACCCATGACATTATGCGTGGCGACATAGCGGTAGTGCCAGAAGGGCGTAGAATATTCTCTCGTTTAACCGTGGAAGAAAATCTACGTATGGGAGCGTTTTTTGCGACTAAGCAAGAAACAGAAGAGCGTATCGAAGAGATGTATAACTTGTTTCCACGATTATTGGAGCGAGTTAGCCAGCGTGCCGGAACCATGTCGGGTGGTGAACAACAAATGCTGGCCATTGGCAGAGCGTTAATGAGTAACCCTAGGTTGCTGTTGTTAGATGAACCTTCACTGGGGTTAGCGCCGATCATCATTCAGCAAATTTTCGATATTGTGGAGCAACTGCGGCAACGTGGAATGACCGTATTCTTAGTTGAGCAAAATGCTAACCAAGCCCTACGTTTAGCCGATCGTGGTTATGTGTTAGAAAATGGCCGCATTGTGTTGGAAGATACCGGTGATAATTTGTTGGTAAATGAAGATGTTCGCAAGGCCTACTTGGGCGCCTAA
- the livH gene encoding high-affinity branched-chain amino acid ABC transporter permease LivH → MSEQFFYFFQQLVNGLTIGSTYALIAIGYTMVYGIIGMINFAHGEVYMIGSYVAFIVLAALSLMGLDSLPILLFGAFAISIIITSAYGWTIEKVAYRPVRGGNRLIALISAIGMSIFLQNLVRLSQGSRDIAMPSLISGGWSFGPEDGFNLTISYMQLVIFVVTFVTMIVLTTFITRSRMGRACRACSEDIGMANLLGIDTNKVISLTFVIGAALAAVAGVLLGIYYGVINPYIGFMAGLKAFTAAVLGGIGSIPGAVVGGLLLGITEAITAGYFSTEYKDVVSFGLLCFVLLFMPTGLLGKPEVEKV, encoded by the coding sequence ATGTCTGAGCAATTTTTCTATTTTTTTCAGCAGTTAGTCAATGGATTAACCATTGGTAGTACCTATGCGCTGATCGCCATTGGTTACACGATGGTGTATGGCATTATCGGCATGATTAACTTCGCCCACGGTGAAGTGTATATGATCGGTAGTTACGTCGCATTTATTGTGCTCGCTGCTTTATCACTCATGGGATTAGATTCCTTACCGATTTTGTTATTTGGTGCGTTTGCAATAAGCATCATTATTACCAGCGCCTATGGCTGGACCATCGAAAAAGTCGCTTATCGACCGGTACGTGGTGGTAACCGTTTAATCGCCCTGATCTCGGCGATTGGTATGTCCATCTTCTTACAAAACTTAGTGCGCCTCTCGCAAGGTAGCCGAGATATTGCCATGCCAAGCTTAATCTCTGGTGGTTGGTCTTTCGGCCCCGAAGATGGCTTCAATTTAACGATTTCATACATGCAGTTGGTTATTTTTGTGGTGACCTTTGTCACGATGATTGTACTTACCACTTTTATTACTCGTTCACGCATGGGGCGTGCTTGTCGAGCATGTTCAGAAGATATTGGCATGGCTAATTTATTGGGTATTGATACCAATAAAGTCATTTCATTGACCTTCGTTATTGGTGCTGCACTTGCGGCTGTCGCGGGGGTATTGCTAGGCATATATTACGGGGTGATTAATCCGTATATCGGCTTTATGGCTGGGCTAAAAGCCTTTACCGCAGCAGTATTAGGCGGCATTGGTTCGATACCTGGAGCGGTAGTGGGTGGTTTGCTACTGGGCATAACTGAAGCGATTACCGCTGGTTATTTTAGTACTGAGTACAAAGATGTGGTGTCGTTTGGCCTGCTGTGTTTTGTATTGTTGTTTATGCCAACCGGATTGCTAGGTAAGCCGGAGGTAGAAAAAGTATGA
- a CDS encoding branched-chain amino acid ABC transporter substrate-binding protein — translation MTKWKKSASGLAVSLALFGAVSVANAADTIKVAIAGPVTGPVAQYGDMQFAGAGIAVELLNQAGGIEGKQIEAVVYDDACEPKQAVAVANKIINDGVKYVIGHLCSGATQPASDVYEDEGVLMITPASTSPDITSRGYQLTFRTIGLDSDQGPTAARYIIDKVKPERVAVIHDKQQYGEGIATSVKTELETAGVKVVAFEGVTAGDKDFSALISKLNKEKVDFVYYGGYHPELGAILRQSAEKGLKATFMGPEGVGNKDISAIAGEASEGLLVTLPKKYDLDPANKPIVDALVEKGDDPTGPFVWTAYAAMQSIVAGVSAAGDDPEAVAEYLRNNKVDTVMGPLQWDTKGDLKGFDFGVFSWHADGSSSAAK, via the coding sequence ATGACTAAATGGAAAAAATCAGCTTCCGGCTTAGCGGTTTCGCTAGCGTTATTTGGTGCTGTGTCTGTAGCTAACGCTGCTGATACTATCAAGGTTGCAATTGCAGGCCCTGTAACCGGTCCGGTTGCTCAATATGGTGACATGCAATTTGCTGGTGCAGGTATTGCTGTTGAGCTGCTTAATCAAGCGGGTGGCATTGAAGGTAAGCAAATTGAAGCGGTAGTGTACGACGATGCTTGTGAACCAAAACAGGCGGTAGCCGTAGCCAACAAAATCATCAATGATGGTGTTAAATACGTAATCGGTCACCTGTGTTCTGGCGCGACCCAACCCGCGTCAGACGTTTATGAAGACGAAGGCGTATTAATGATTACTCCTGCGTCAACTAGCCCTGATATCACCAGCCGTGGCTACCAACTTACTTTCCGTACTATTGGTTTAGATAGCGACCAAGGCCCAACTGCCGCTCGTTACATTATCGACAAAGTTAAACCTGAGCGTGTTGCGGTTATTCATGACAAACAGCAATACGGTGAAGGTATTGCCACTTCAGTAAAAACTGAACTAGAAACTGCGGGTGTTAAAGTGGTGGCCTTTGAAGGTGTAACCGCTGGCGATAAAGATTTTTCTGCGCTTATTTCTAAACTAAACAAAGAGAAAGTGGATTTCGTTTATTACGGTGGCTACCACCCTGAACTTGGTGCCATTTTGCGTCAGTCAGCAGAGAAAGGCCTTAAGGCTACCTTTATGGGTCCAGAAGGTGTGGGTAATAAAGACATCTCGGCTATTGCAGGTGAAGCCTCAGAAGGTTTACTGGTTACCCTTCCTAAGAAATATGACTTAGACCCTGCCAACAAGCCTATTGTTGATGCCTTAGTAGAGAAAGGTGATGACCCAACTGGCCCGTTTGTATGGACAGCCTATGCGGCTATGCAATCTATTGTTGCTGGTGTGAGTGCTGCGGGTGATGATCCTGAAGCAGTCGCTGAATACCTACGTAACAACAAAGTTGATACGGTAATGGGACCACTACAGTGGGATACTAAAGGCGACCTTAAAGGCTTCGACTTTGGCGTATTCTCTTGGCATGCTGACGGTTCTTCGTCTGCCGCTAAGTAA